A portion of the Gaiellales bacterium genome contains these proteins:
- a CDS encoding trimethylamine methyltransferase family protein, whose protein sequence is MFRNDMPRYDILSEDAMEVLERGWRRLLSDIGVEFLHEGSLERFRAAGQTVEGSVVKFDPDWVMECVASTPSEFDLVARNPERTVHLGGRHMVFSPTQGPPFVREGEDRREATMADFENLCRLSQTYDQLDTPGGLCCEPGDRPLDSRHLDMLLAVQTLTDKPYMGAVITEGAAVDTIRMTDMLFGGAADDQVRVFGVVNANSPMRYDTRMIEAMVVYAAAGQAVIITPFLLMGAMSPASVPGSLVQQTAEALAGLALTQVVRPGAPVVLGSFLSHTDMQSGSPGFGGPESAMGLLCSGQIARRLGVPWRAGGGFLTSSQTADAQAAYEGLNTMLPAFLAGANFVEHAAGWLESGLVACYEKFIVDIEMLRMLQEEFTPLEIDEASLAYGAHQEVGHGGHFLGAAHTLERFRTCFYRPLLS, encoded by the coding sequence CCGACATCGGCGTCGAGTTCCTGCACGAGGGATCGCTGGAGCGCTTCCGCGCGGCCGGGCAGACGGTCGAGGGGTCGGTGGTGAAGTTCGATCCCGACTGGGTGATGGAGTGCGTCGCAAGCACGCCGAGCGAGTTCGACCTCGTCGCCCGGAACCCCGAGCGTACCGTCCACCTGGGCGGCCGGCACATGGTCTTCTCCCCCACCCAGGGCCCGCCGTTCGTGCGCGAGGGAGAGGATCGGCGCGAGGCGACGATGGCGGACTTCGAGAACCTGTGCCGCCTGAGCCAGACCTACGACCAGCTGGACACGCCCGGCGGCCTCTGCTGCGAGCCCGGCGACCGGCCGCTCGACTCGCGCCACCTCGACATGCTGCTCGCCGTCCAGACGCTCACGGACAAGCCGTACATGGGCGCCGTCATCACCGAGGGCGCCGCCGTCGACACGATCCGGATGACCGACATGCTGTTCGGCGGCGCCGCGGACGACCAGGTGCGCGTGTTCGGCGTCGTCAACGCCAACTCGCCCATGCGCTACGACACGCGCATGATCGAGGCGATGGTGGTCTACGCGGCCGCCGGCCAGGCCGTGATCATCACCCCGTTCCTGCTCATGGGCGCGATGTCGCCGGCGTCGGTGCCCGGGTCGCTGGTACAGCAGACCGCCGAGGCGCTGGCCGGCCTCGCCCTGACGCAGGTCGTGCGACCCGGCGCGCCGGTCGTGCTCGGCTCGTTCCTCTCCCACACCGACATGCAGTCGGGCTCCCCCGGCTTCGGCGGCCCGGAGTCGGCGATGGGCCTGCTCTGCTCGGGACAGATCGCGCGCCGGCTGGGCGTGCCGTGGCGGGCCGGCGGCGGCTTCCTGACGTCCAGCCAGACTGCCGACGCGCAGGCCGCCTACGAGGGCCTGAACACCATGTTGCCCGCGTTCCTCGCGGGGGCGAACTTCGTGGAGCATGCGGCCGGCTGGCTCGAGTCGGGCCTCGTCGCCTGCTACGAGAAGTTCATCGTCGACATCGAGATGCTGCGGATGCTGCAGGAGGAGTTCACGCCGCTCGAGATCGACGAGGCCAGCCTGGCCTACGGCGCCCACCAGGAGGTCGGCCACGGCGGCCACTTCCTCGGCGCCGCCCATACGCTGGAGCGGTTCCGCACCTGCTTCTACCGGCCGCTGCTGTCC